One part of the Dyadobacter sp. 676 genome encodes these proteins:
- a CDS encoding TIM barrel protein, with translation MIKKVLETAARLGFKYYRMNWYRYEEQKSIPEQLGGFGNKMADLSKLNEKLGIYGCYQNHSGRMVGASMFEIWQILQKANHKTMGAQYDIRHATVEGGLSWQTGFNLIRPHIKTIVIKDFYWEKNSSGKWAVKSVPLGEGMVDFKTYFKLLKDLKVDVPVCLHLEYPLGGADQGAYQITVDKKVVFDAMKRDLQKLKELWAAA, from the coding sequence TTGATAAAAAAAGTACTCGAAACAGCCGCCAGGCTGGGTTTCAAGTATTACCGCATGAACTGGTACCGCTACGAGGAGCAAAAGAGCATCCCCGAACAACTGGGCGGATTCGGCAATAAAATGGCGGATTTGAGCAAACTTAACGAGAAACTGGGCATTTACGGCTGCTACCAGAATCATTCCGGCAGAATGGTCGGCGCGTCGATGTTCGAGATATGGCAAATCCTGCAAAAGGCAAACCATAAAACCATGGGCGCACAATACGACATCCGGCACGCAACCGTCGAAGGAGGGCTTTCGTGGCAAACCGGTTTCAATCTGATCCGCCCGCATATTAAAACCATCGTTATCAAGGATTTTTATTGGGAGAAAAATAGCAGCGGCAAATGGGCCGTCAAAAGCGTGCCGCTGGGAGAAGGGATGGTGGATTTCAAAACCTATTTCAAACTCCTGAAAGACCTGAAAGTAGATGTGCCGGTCTGCCTCCACCTCGAATACCCGCTGGGCGGGGCGGATCAGGGAGCGTATCAGATTACGGTGGACAAAAAAGTGGTTTTCGATGCGATGAAGCGTGATTTGCAGAAATTAAAAGAACTCTGGGCAGCCGCTTAG
- the tsaE gene encoding tRNA (adenosine(37)-N6)-threonylcarbamoyltransferase complex ATPase subunit type 1 TsaE, translating into MIGQPAIIRFKELDELGNVSETLLRLGGETPVWLFEGQMGAGKTTLIKALCSRLGVTGHVQSPTFSLVNEYDAGGKTIYHFDFYRIKDETEALDIGVEEYFDSGDFCFVEWPGKIGNLWPLNYMQLHLEADESGTRILKVTRV; encoded by the coding sequence ATGATTGGACAGCCTGCGATTATTCGTTTTAAGGAACTCGACGAGCTTGGAAATGTTTCCGAAACACTCCTGAGGCTGGGTGGGGAAACGCCTGTCTGGCTTTTTGAAGGTCAAATGGGGGCCGGGAAAACCACGCTTATCAAAGCATTATGCAGCCGTCTCGGGGTCACTGGCCACGTGCAAAGCCCCACGTTTTCGTTGGTGAACGAATACGATGCGGGAGGCAAAACAATCTATCACTTTGATTTTTACAGGATTAAGGACGAAACGGAAGCCCTGGACATAGGCGTGGAAGAGTATTTTGATTCGGGGGATTTCTGCTTTGTCGAGTGGCCGGGCAAAATCGGGAACCTTTGGCCGCTGAATTATATGCAGCTGCATCTGGAAGCGGATGAAAGTGGCACGAGAATATTGAAAGTCACCAGGGTATAA
- a CDS encoding heparinase II/III family protein, producing MIRLLLAIALAFSLPAVAQVTQRNILAQKYSRIAFDEVLIPLDKWAPYPRTPEEWRAKADPAELAGIVKAGEEALEKPIPMVTASLLLDFVRSGDRERHAAASFGRRNQLMSLVLAEAVEGKERFLEAILNSVWAICEETYWGVPAHLNVQKAKNGLPDVEDPTVDLFAAETASVLALTDYFLGGKLDKLSPLIRPRIYFETNKKIFEPLKQAKRYGWLSTTSPVNNWNPWIISNLLITNLLLEKDARKRSENAYQYMVFLDRYFNSLGDDGGCDEGPSYWFAAGASAYDALAILENATQGKINIYDDPLIRKMAAYIYKVHIANDYFVNFADADPKLKPDGLMLYRFGKAVNDPQLTAFGEWAYGQFGAVTGGNGYQRPRKVWNLMTTSELKQDKAKSYKPVAQSWLSDIEVLTARSENGIYLATHAGHNAESHNHNDVGDFIVYADGEPVIVDAGRGNYTARTFSSKRYELWFTRSEYHNLPVINGLGQPAGKQFNARNVKSNASDKEVSLTMDIAPAYPAEAGVQTWNRTVKLDRIRNAVEIADNYALKQRPDSLQQIFMTVCQVDTGTPGKIILTTPGKKTVSLAYDAKSWTVSTELPSTEGMEYSSFKTKWEGNPVTRIVLTSKTLKQKGKHSFVITKS from the coding sequence ATGATCAGATTACTACTGGCGATAGCCCTTGCATTTTCCTTGCCCGCCGTGGCACAAGTCACCCAGCGCAACATTCTGGCGCAGAAGTACAGCCGCATCGCATTCGATGAGGTGCTTATTCCGCTCGATAAATGGGCACCCTATCCCAGGACACCCGAAGAGTGGCGTGCCAAAGCCGACCCCGCCGAACTTGCCGGAATCGTCAAGGCCGGAGAAGAAGCATTGGAAAAGCCGATTCCCATGGTCACGGCCAGCCTACTACTCGATTTTGTCAGGAGTGGCGACCGCGAAAGACATGCCGCGGCATCCTTTGGCCGCCGCAACCAGCTGATGAGCCTCGTGCTGGCGGAGGCCGTCGAAGGTAAAGAGCGGTTCCTCGAAGCCATTCTGAACTCGGTTTGGGCGATTTGCGAGGAAACTTACTGGGGCGTGCCGGCGCATTTGAACGTGCAGAAGGCAAAGAATGGATTGCCCGATGTAGAAGACCCGACCGTCGACCTGTTCGCAGCCGAGACAGCCTCCGTACTGGCGCTTACCGACTATTTCCTCGGCGGAAAACTGGACAAATTGTCGCCGCTGATCCGTCCGCGTATTTATTTCGAAACCAACAAAAAGATATTCGAACCGCTGAAACAGGCCAAACGCTACGGCTGGCTGAGCACCACCAGTCCGGTCAACAACTGGAACCCTTGGATCATATCTAACCTCCTCATCACCAACCTCCTGCTGGAAAAAGACGCCCGCAAACGCAGTGAGAACGCCTACCAGTACATGGTGTTTCTCGACAGGTATTTCAACAGCCTGGGCGACGACGGCGGCTGCGACGAAGGCCCCAGCTACTGGTTTGCAGCGGGTGCCAGCGCCTATGACGCCCTGGCGATCCTCGAAAACGCCACCCAGGGTAAGATCAACATTTACGACGACCCGCTGATCCGTAAAATGGCCGCCTACATTTATAAAGTGCACATTGCGAACGATTATTTCGTCAACTTCGCCGATGCCGATCCCAAACTGAAACCGGACGGTTTAATGCTCTATCGCTTCGGAAAGGCCGTTAACGACCCCCAGCTCACCGCTTTCGGCGAATGGGCGTACGGGCAATTCGGGGCGGTAACCGGCGGAAACGGTTACCAACGCCCGCGAAAGGTCTGGAATCTGATGACGACCTCGGAATTGAAGCAGGATAAGGCCAAAAGTTACAAACCGGTGGCGCAATCCTGGTTGTCGGATATCGAAGTACTCACGGCGCGTTCCGAAAACGGTATTTACCTCGCTACCCACGCCGGGCACAACGCCGAAAGCCACAACCATAATGACGTAGGCGATTTCATCGTGTATGCCGACGGTGAGCCCGTGATCGTCGATGCCGGACGCGGCAACTATACCGCGCGAACATTCTCTTCCAAAAGGTATGAACTCTGGTTTACCCGTTCGGAATACCACAATTTGCCTGTTATTAACGGCCTGGGGCAACCGGCGGGCAAGCAGTTCAATGCGCGGAACGTAAAAAGCAACGCCTCGGACAAAGAAGTTTCGCTGACAATGGACATCGCCCCAGCCTATCCGGCGGAAGCCGGTGTCCAAACCTGGAACAGGACCGTAAAACTGGACCGCATTCGAAATGCGGTTGAAATAGCCGACAATTATGCATTGAAACAAAGACCGGATTCTTTGCAGCAAATATTCATGACCGTCTGCCAGGTCGACACCGGCACACCGGGTAAAATCATATTGACAACCCCCGGTAAAAAAACCGTTTCGCTCGCTTATGATGCGAAGAGCTGGACCGTATCTACCGAACTGCCATCGACCGAAGGCATGGAATACAGCAGTTTCAAAACCAAATGGGAGGGCAATCCGGTGACCCGCATCGTACTTACCAGCAAGACCTTAAAGCAAAAGGGTAAACATAGTTTTGTCATCACCAAATCCTGA
- a CDS encoding ATP-binding cassette domain-containing protein, which yields MNIIEVRNVTKEYSNHTALDNVSISIPKGCIFGLLGPNGAGKTSLIRIINQITGPDSGEVLFDGAPLNPGHISRIGYLPEERGLYKKMKVGEQLLYLAQLKGLSQKEAMEKLKAWFIKFDIKTWWDKTIGDLSKGMQQKVQFVSTVLHEPDLIILDEPFSGFDPINANLIRDEILELKQKGSTIIFSTHRMETVEELCDHIALIHKSRKVLDGPKRQIKEQFKTHTYFVEYKGSLDELDPVYRVLDQKVLEDGYLRANIHLDEDATANALLLNLLSRIEIRAFGENIPSMSDIFMKAVNEVPEA from the coding sequence ATGAATATCATAGAGGTAAGGAATGTCACGAAGGAATATTCCAATCATACGGCCCTGGACAATGTCAGTATTTCCATTCCCAAAGGCTGTATTTTTGGCTTGCTGGGGCCTAATGGCGCCGGAAAAACGTCGCTGATCCGCATTATCAATCAGATCACCGGCCCGGACAGTGGCGAAGTTTTGTTCGACGGTGCCCCGCTCAATCCCGGTCATATTTCCAGGATCGGCTATCTGCCGGAGGAACGCGGGCTTTATAAAAAAATGAAAGTGGGAGAGCAGTTGCTCTATCTGGCTCAGCTGAAAGGGCTGTCGCAGAAGGAGGCGATGGAAAAGCTCAAAGCTTGGTTCATCAAATTCGACATCAAAACCTGGTGGGACAAGACGATCGGCGACCTATCAAAGGGAATGCAGCAAAAAGTGCAGTTTGTCTCCACCGTTTTGCACGAACCCGACCTCATCATTCTCGACGAGCCGTTCTCCGGTTTCGACCCTATTAATGCCAACCTGATCCGCGATGAAATCCTCGAACTGAAACAGAAGGGGAGCACCATTATTTTTTCGACGCACCGGATGGAGACCGTTGAGGAGCTCTGTGACCACATTGCATTGATCCATAAATCGCGTAAGGTGCTCGACGGGCCCAAACGGCAGATTAAGGAGCAATTCAAGACACACACGTATTTTGTGGAATATAAAGGGAGCCTCGACGAACTGGACCCTGTTTACCGGGTGCTCGACCAGAAGGTGCTGGAAGACGGCTATCTGCGGGCGAATATCCATCTCGACGAAGATGCTACCGCCAATGCGTTGCTGCTTAATCTGTTATCCAGAATCGAGATCCGCGCTTTCGGGGAAAATATCCCGAGCATGAGCGATATCTTTATGAAGGCTGTCAACGAAGTCCCCGAAGCCTAA
- a CDS encoding PQQ-binding-like beta-propeller repeat protein produces the protein MKLMPVLLSASFAALCGFAISLHSTDQNWPEYNGDGARSHYSALNQITKDNVGQLRVAWTYASGGADTVRNRTQMQCNPIVIDGILYGVSAGTQAFALNAANGGEIWKTTISDNGGTTSRGVTYWSDGKEKRIFWGAGKWIYALNAVDGSLITTFGENGRIDLKRGIDRPGADDYVTSNTPNTVYKDLLITGARVNESETALLGDVRAYDVRTGKLVWTFRTIPAAGEFGSETWPANARRHFGGANAWAGMAVDRGRGIVYIPTGSAAYDFYGGNRPGNNLFANCLIALDAATGKRLWHYQLVHHDIWDRDPPCPPNLVTVTHQGKRIDAVVQVTKQGYVFVLDRVTGKPLFPVRETSFDFPAVEGEKVTPTQPVPTLPIPFTRQAFTAKNFNSFVADRDSLVQLLANARTGSAYIPITSKMTIFYPGTDGGAQWGGAATDRAGIMYVPAKEIPVYTSLIKKESSGNTGSITGAQLYQLNCAACHGTDKTGNHDGSYPSLANLEKRLKPAQIEAILKNGRGMMPSFTHISEAERKTIISYLTNQESEGSITTISKTRVPYQHTGYNRWYDRNGYPISQPPWGTLTAIDLNTGRRKWQVPLGEYKELTAKGIPPTGTDNYGGPLVTASGLIFIAGSRDEQFRAFDKETGKILWQTALPAAGYASASTYSVNGRQYVVIACGGGKLNTKSGDKYLAFALP, from the coding sequence ATGAAACTGATGCCTGTTCTCTTGTCGGCCTCATTCGCAGCGCTGTGCGGTTTCGCGATCAGCTTGCACTCTACGGATCAAAACTGGCCAGAATACAACGGCGACGGCGCGCGGAGCCATTACTCGGCATTGAACCAGATTACGAAGGACAATGTGGGGCAGCTCCGGGTCGCCTGGACATACGCGTCGGGTGGCGCCGACACGGTACGCAACCGCACGCAAATGCAATGCAACCCTATCGTGATCGACGGTATTTTGTACGGTGTCTCGGCCGGTACGCAGGCATTTGCATTGAATGCGGCGAACGGCGGGGAGATCTGGAAAACCACCATCTCCGACAATGGCGGCACTACGAGCCGTGGCGTTACCTACTGGTCGGACGGCAAAGAGAAACGCATTTTCTGGGGTGCCGGCAAATGGATTTATGCACTGAATGCGGTAGACGGCTCTCTGATAACCACTTTTGGCGAAAACGGCCGCATCGACCTCAAAAGGGGGATCGACCGGCCAGGCGCGGATGATTACGTGACGTCGAACACACCCAACACCGTTTACAAAGACCTGCTGATCACCGGTGCGCGCGTCAACGAATCGGAAACCGCGTTGCTCGGGGACGTGCGCGCATACGACGTGCGTACGGGCAAGCTCGTGTGGACGTTCCGGACAATTCCCGCCGCGGGTGAATTCGGCTCTGAAACCTGGCCGGCGAATGCTCGACGGCATTTTGGCGGGGCCAATGCGTGGGCGGGGATGGCCGTCGACCGGGGTCGGGGCATTGTTTACATTCCCACCGGCTCGGCCGCTTATGATTTCTATGGCGGCAACCGGCCCGGCAATAACTTGTTTGCCAACTGCCTCATCGCCCTCGACGCCGCCACCGGCAAGCGCCTTTGGCATTACCAGCTCGTACACCACGATATCTGGGACCGCGACCCTCCGTGCCCGCCAAACCTCGTAACCGTAACACATCAGGGCAAGCGTATCGACGCGGTGGTACAGGTAACCAAGCAAGGTTATGTGTTTGTGCTGGACCGCGTTACCGGAAAACCATTGTTCCCCGTCAGGGAAACTTCATTCGATTTCCCCGCCGTCGAAGGCGAAAAAGTGACCCCTACGCAACCTGTTCCAACATTGCCTATTCCATTTACCCGACAGGCATTCACCGCGAAGAACTTCAACTCGTTTGTGGCCGACCGCGATTCCCTCGTTCAGCTGCTGGCGAACGCCCGGACCGGCAGCGCCTACATTCCCATCACTTCCAAAATGACCATATTCTACCCCGGTACCGACGGCGGCGCACAATGGGGCGGGGCGGCGACCGATCGGGCTGGAATAATGTATGTTCCGGCCAAGGAAATCCCGGTTTATACGTCATTGATCAAAAAGGAAAGCTCCGGCAATACCGGCAGCATAACCGGCGCCCAGCTGTATCAACTGAACTGCGCCGCCTGCCACGGAACCGACAAAACAGGCAATCACGATGGTTCTTACCCATCACTCGCCAACCTCGAAAAACGCCTGAAACCGGCGCAGATCGAGGCAATTCTGAAAAACGGCCGCGGTATGATGCCGTCGTTCACGCATATATCCGAAGCCGAGCGAAAAACGATCATCTCCTATCTCACCAATCAGGAAAGCGAGGGAAGCATTACTACCATTTCCAAAACGCGGGTCCCCTACCAGCATACGGGTTACAACCGCTGGTACGACCGGAATGGCTACCCGATAAGTCAGCCGCCCTGGGGTACGCTCACGGCTATTGACCTCAACACCGGCAGAAGAAAATGGCAGGTCCCGTTAGGTGAATACAAGGAGCTGACGGCCAAAGGCATTCCGCCGACCGGCACCGACAACTACGGTGGCCCGCTCGTAACCGCCAGCGGGCTGATATTCATCGCCGGAAGCCGCGACGAGCAATTCAGGGCATTTGACAAGGAAACGGGTAAAATATTGTGGCAAACTGCGCTGCCGGCCGCCGGATATGCTTCGGCCAGCACCTATTCGGTGAATGGCAGGCAGTATGTTGTCATAGCCTGTGGCGGCGGGAAATTAAATACGAAATCCGGGGATAAGTATCTGGCGTTTGCGTTACCTTGA
- a CDS encoding alanine dehydrogenase, with the protein MAQPQITGFEELAKQSVLYPQESLLAVRKDQNSLHIGLPREVSLQENRIALTPDAVAILVRNGHEVWVEKDAGKGANLSDHEYSEAGAKIVHSPEEVYQANVILKVEPLVEEEFGFVKAGTTLISALNLPALEKHYFEKLNELKITGIGYELIEDKVGGKPIIRAMGEIAGSTVLLIAAEYLSTPNGGRGIILGGITGVPPTKIVILGAGTVAEYATRAALSLGADVKVFDKHIYRLQRLKYAIGQNLYTSIIESETLAEAIGRADVVIGTMRAENGLSPMVVTREMVSEMKPGSVIIDVSIDQGGSFETSRMTTHKNPTFKYNEVIHYCVPNIPSRVAHTASTALSNVFLPFLLQTGTIGGIEEMIYANRWFMKGVYCHKGTLTNSHIARSFNMRYKDLTLLLAARM; encoded by the coding sequence ATGGCACAACCTCAGATTACCGGTTTTGAAGAGCTCGCCAAGCAGTCGGTGCTGTACCCTCAGGAATCGCTCCTGGCGGTCCGCAAGGATCAGAATTCGCTGCATATAGGGCTGCCGCGGGAAGTTTCGTTGCAGGAAAACCGGATTGCGCTCACACCCGACGCGGTGGCGATCCTGGTCAGGAACGGACATGAAGTGTGGGTGGAAAAAGACGCCGGGAAAGGTGCCAATTTGTCGGATCACGAATACAGCGAGGCGGGTGCGAAGATCGTTCACAGCCCGGAGGAGGTATACCAGGCCAATGTGATCCTGAAAGTGGAGCCGCTGGTGGAGGAAGAGTTCGGGTTTGTGAAAGCAGGCACCACCCTGATTTCCGCATTGAACCTTCCCGCGCTTGAAAAGCATTATTTCGAAAAGCTCAACGAGCTGAAAATAACCGGGATCGGCTACGAGCTGATCGAAGACAAAGTAGGCGGCAAGCCGATTATCCGTGCCATGGGCGAGATCGCCGGTAGCACGGTGCTGCTTATCGCGGCCGAATATCTCTCGACACCGAATGGCGGCCGCGGCATTATACTGGGCGGCATTACGGGCGTACCGCCGACCAAGATCGTGATCCTAGGCGCAGGTACGGTGGCCGAATACGCCACGCGGGCGGCACTGAGCCTGGGTGCGGATGTGAAGGTGTTCGACAAGCATATTTACCGGCTGCAAAGGTTGAAATATGCGATCGGGCAGAATTTATACACTTCCATTATCGAATCGGAGACGTTGGCGGAGGCTATCGGCAGGGCCGATGTGGTAATAGGCACGATGCGTGCGGAGAATGGGCTGAGCCCGATGGTCGTGACGCGTGAGATGGTATCGGAAATGAAGCCGGGTTCGGTGATCATCGATGTCAGTATCGATCAGGGCGGGTCGTTCGAGACCTCGCGGATGACGACGCACAAGAACCCGACGTTCAAATACAATGAAGTGATCCATTATTGCGTACCTAATATTCCTTCGCGCGTGGCCCATACGGCAAGCACGGCGCTTAGCAATGTATTTTTGCCGTTTTTGCTTCAAACCGGCACGATCGGGGGCATCGAGGAAATGATTTACGCCAACCGGTGGTTTATGAAGGGGGTGTACTGCCACAAGGGAACGCTCACCAATTCGCACATCGCCAGAAGCTTCAATATGCGTTATAAGGACCTGACGTTGCTTTTGGCGGCGAGAATGTAG
- a CDS encoding ABC transporter permease: protein MRNIFLVIKREYLVRVKKKSFLIMTLLGPLLFVGFYATVFWVALGSVDTKTVLVLDESGLFRNEFKDSEVLKFEFTNQSLDSAKAAFPRGDANALVYIPANVIKAPRSVRIYAAKNVSMDLKSEIEKVIEKEIEEIKLAEAGITHKILEDSRVNVRSETISLSEEGEKTSSSGAATVIGGVCAFLIYMSVFIYGTQVMRGITEEKTSRIVEVIISSVKPFQLMLGKIIGVALVGLTQFVLWILLTTALTSATSAVLSGNAESAQVAQEMKKAQMPNQGMSGNVDNPVTEVLGAVASLNIPLIIGCFLFYYLGGYLLYSALFGAVGAAVDNDADTQQFMLPITLPIIFSFVFAQFVLRDPDGTLAFWTSIIPFTSPIIMMVRIPFGVPAWELALSMVLLILGFIGTTWIAARIYRVGILMYGKKVSYRELAKWIFYK from the coding sequence ATGCGAAACATATTTCTGGTTATAAAAAGAGAATACCTGGTGAGGGTCAAAAAGAAATCGTTCCTCATTATGACCCTGTTGGGACCGCTGCTTTTCGTGGGTTTCTATGCGACGGTGTTTTGGGTGGCGCTGGGCTCTGTGGATACGAAAACCGTGTTGGTACTCGATGAAAGCGGGTTATTCAGGAATGAATTCAAAGACTCCGAAGTGCTGAAATTTGAATTTACCAATCAAAGTCTCGACTCGGCCAAAGCGGCGTTTCCGAGGGGCGACGCCAATGCGCTGGTTTACATTCCGGCGAATGTGATCAAAGCGCCCCGGAGCGTTCGTATTTATGCAGCCAAGAATGTCAGTATGGACCTCAAATCCGAGATCGAGAAAGTGATTGAAAAGGAGATCGAGGAAATCAAACTCGCGGAGGCGGGCATTACGCACAAAATACTGGAAGATTCGAGGGTAAATGTCCGTTCCGAAACCATCAGCCTGAGCGAGGAAGGCGAGAAAACCAGCAGTTCGGGCGCGGCGACGGTAATCGGCGGCGTTTGTGCATTCCTCATTTATATGTCGGTGTTCATCTACGGCACGCAGGTAATGCGCGGGATTACCGAAGAAAAGACAAGCCGGATCGTGGAGGTGATCATTTCGTCGGTGAAGCCGTTTCAGCTGATGCTCGGCAAAATTATCGGCGTGGCGTTGGTTGGCCTGACGCAGTTCGTTCTCTGGATTTTGCTTACCACGGCGTTAACCAGCGCAACTTCGGCCGTGCTGAGCGGCAATGCCGAATCGGCACAGGTGGCGCAGGAAATGAAAAAAGCGCAAATGCCCAACCAGGGAATGTCCGGGAATGTCGACAACCCGGTAACGGAAGTGCTCGGCGCGGTGGCGAGCCTGAATATTCCTTTGATTATCGGTTGCTTTCTGTTCTATTACCTGGGCGGTTATTTGCTTTACAGCGCATTGTTCGGTGCGGTGGGAGCGGCGGTGGATAACGACGCGGACACGCAGCAGTTTATGCTGCCTATTACGTTGCCCATCATATTTTCGTTTGTTTTTGCCCAGTTCGTCCTCCGCGACCCGGATGGCACGCTCGCGTTCTGGACTTCCATCATTCCCTTTACATCGCCGATTATCATGATGGTGCGGATTCCATTCGGCGTACCGGCCTGGGAGCTGGCATTGTCGATGGTACTGCTCATATTGGGCTTTATAGGCACCACCTGGATCGCCGCCCGTATCTACCGTGTCGGGATTCTCATGTACGGGAAGAAGGTCAGTTACAGGGAACTGGCGAAATGGATATTTTATAAGTGA
- a CDS encoding Gfo/Idh/MocA family oxidoreductase: MNTDRLNRRDFLRAGAVISSFMIVPRHVLGRGYRAPSDMVALGFIGCGRQSGGLRNRFLDTQETRIVAASDVYAVKQDTFVNAANKWYSEKLAQGSYNAATGIRDFREMLDRKDIDAVVIAAPDHWHAAMSVRAAESGKDIYCEKPLSLTVREGRAMVEATRKYNRVFQTGSMQRSAPEFTKAVQLVRSGAIGTIRKVYVNVGGPPKAWDLPAETKPEGLDWDLWMGPNKIERPYNNELAPAMDATFWPKWRDYAEFGGGGMTDWGAHMFDIAQWGLNMDSGGPVELIYSEAGKGLVYKYASGVEVVHRPVQGKQHCHFVGTDGEVFVARGELRTTPESLKEKVFNPGDAGVYVSTNHYKDFLNAIRARKAPICDVETGHRTASVCNIGNIAYGLQRSLKWDPVREKFEGDKKGEQTAGAGNAQGVESVTARKAERYTEAGEGANLRRFFISPNNPAEGTKLSTVFPNCVFL; this comes from the coding sequence ATGAATACCGATCGTTTGAACCGGCGTGACTTCCTGAGAGCGGGTGCCGTCATTTCCTCCTTTATGATCGTACCGCGGCATGTGCTTGGAAGAGGTTACCGCGCGCCAAGTGACATGGTCGCACTGGGTTTTATCGGTTGCGGGCGTCAGAGCGGCGGGTTGCGTAACCGCTTTCTGGACACGCAGGAAACGCGCATTGTCGCGGCCTCGGACGTGTATGCCGTAAAACAGGACACTTTTGTGAATGCAGCTAACAAATGGTATTCCGAGAAACTCGCGCAAGGCTCGTACAATGCGGCTACCGGTATCAGGGATTTCCGGGAAATGTTGGACCGCAAGGATATCGACGCCGTCGTGATCGCGGCACCGGATCATTGGCATGCCGCCATGTCGGTACGAGCGGCGGAGTCGGGGAAGGATATTTATTGTGAGAAACCTCTTTCATTGACAGTAAGGGAAGGCCGTGCGATGGTGGAAGCCACGCGGAAATATAACCGCGTTTTTCAAACCGGCAGCATGCAACGCTCTGCGCCGGAGTTTACCAAAGCGGTGCAGCTGGTAAGAAGCGGGGCGATCGGGACCATCAGGAAAGTTTATGTCAATGTAGGCGGCCCGCCGAAAGCATGGGATCTGCCCGCCGAAACCAAACCGGAAGGACTCGATTGGGACCTGTGGATGGGGCCCAATAAAATAGAACGACCTTACAATAACGAGCTCGCCCCGGCAATGGATGCCACATTCTGGCCAAAATGGCGCGACTATGCCGAGTTCGGCGGAGGGGGCATGACCGACTGGGGTGCGCATATGTTCGATATCGCGCAATGGGGATTGAATATGGATTCCGGCGGGCCTGTCGAACTGATTTATTCCGAAGCTGGAAAAGGTCTTGTTTACAAATATGCCAGCGGTGTGGAAGTCGTTCACAGACCGGTGCAGGGCAAGCAGCATTGCCATTTCGTGGGTACCGACGGCGAGGTGTTCGTTGCGCGCGGTGAACTGCGAACGACTCCCGAGTCTTTGAAAGAAAAGGTTTTTAACCCGGGCGACGCGGGTGTTTACGTGAGCACCAATCATTACAAAGACTTCCTGAATGCCATCAGAGCCCGTAAGGCACCTATTTGCGATGTGGAGACAGGCCACCGTACGGCGTCGGTCTGTAATATCGGGAACATCGCGTACGGCTTGCAGCGTTCGCTCAAATGGGACCCGGTGCGGGAGAAGTTTGAGGGGGATAAAAAAGGCGAACAAACTGCTGGGGCGGGCAATGCGCAGGGAGTGGAAAGTGTGACAGCAAGGAAGGCGGAACGTTATACCGAAGCCGGGGAAGGGGCAAACCTTCGCCGGTTTTTTATTTCTCCAAACAACCCGGCAGAGGGCACAAAATTGTCAACCGTTTTTCCAAATTGTGTATTTTTGTAA